In Paenibacillus sonchi, the genomic stretch CTCTGGATAGTTTGGGCCAAGTGCGCAACACATACTCGTTATCTGGCAACCACTCGGCGTACATCGGTAATCAGAGAGACGTACTGGGACGGATGACACAGATCAATGACAACTACATGGGCTTTTACACGAACTATCAGTATAATAAGCAGCGATTGGATAAAGTACAAACCAACGGGAGTTCTACGCTCACAGGTGCTTCTTCGGCCAATGTACAGTACAGCTACTTCGCGAACGATTTGGTGAAGTCGATTACGTACCCGACGCTTACAGATGGCAGCATCCTGAAGACGGAATATACGTACAACAAAGCGCTGGGCTGGACCGAGAGCATGACGAACACCAAAGGCAGTGACGTGCTATCGGGATACAGCTATGGTTACGACAATAACGGGAATCGCATCTCTGTAAGCGAGGTGCGCAAAGGCAGCAGCACCGCGCAAACGACAAGGTATACCTATGACGCGCTGAATCGCTTGGTATCCATTACCCGGCCGGATGGCGGGAAAACGACGTATACCTATGATGTGCGGGGCAACCGCCAGACGTTATCGGATACGAGTAATGTCAGTCTGGACACGATGGATACGAGCTACACCTATGACTTGCAGAACACCTTAACCTCCGTCACCAAAGGAGGAGGTACCACCAGCTTTAAGTATTATGCCGATGGTATGCGTTCCATGAAGACAAATAGTAATACCCAGACTCAGGTGAACTATAACCTCAATGGTGAGGTGATCTCGCAAGAAAAGATTGTGAGTGGCGTGTTCGTGGAACAAGCGAACTTTGTGCGTGGGGACCGGGTGCTGGTGAAGAAGGACAAAAAGAACAACAGCGTCACGGATTACTATTACCTGTACAATGGGCACGGTGACGTCGTGCAGATCGTGGATACCAACGGGGCGGTAATCAACAACTACACCTACGATGAGTGGGGGAACATCACCAGCCAGGTGGAGGGAACTTCCAATTCCTTCAAATACACAGGAGAAGTGTACGATGCCGAAACCGGACTTTACTATCTGCGTGCACGGTATTATGATCCGAGCATGGGGCGGTTTTTAAATGAGGATACGGTTGAGGGGCAGATAAACAATCCCTTAACTCAGAACCTATATACTTACGTAGGTAACAACCCTCTTAAATATACAGACCCTTCAGGCAAATGCTTCTGGGATGCTTGTGTTTTGGAGGGAGCGGCGGCGGCGGCATTAGTTGAAGGAGCTATATTTGTGATAGGCGCTTCAAGTATCCTTATCTGGAACCATTCGAATGCTGCACCAGTGGAGGTTCCAAGAACTGATGCACCTAAACTAACAGTAATTCAGGGAGGAAAGAATAATAAAAGTAACAGCAATCAAACAAGACCTCTAGCTCCGCCTGTTGCTCAATCTAAAGGTAAAGATGATGGCAACAACAAAGAGAGGATTATCTTGTACCATTATACTGATGAAGCAGGATATACTGGTATTTTAGACACAAGAAAAATTAATCCTTCTATAGCAGGTGGAAGACGAGGGGATGCACGTTATGGTAGTGGAGTTTATCTTACGGATATAGCTCCCAATTCTATGTCTTATGAAGATTTATCTGTTAAACTTTACGGGAAAAATAATAAAAGGATTAGTTATACTTATTACTATATTGCTATAGATGTCACAGACTTAGAACTAAAATATGGCAGAGAAAATGTTTATGCACACTTAACTACAACTCCGCTAGATATAAGTAATCGATTAGTGAATGCTGGGTATAATTCAGGGACAAATGCACCAAATATAAGACCATAAAGAAACAGATAAAAATTCTGAATTTATAAAAGGAGAATAAAAGCATGCCGATTTCAAAATATGAACCTAAATTTCCACCTGTAGAAGTGTTTCTGACAAGATTTTTTGATTATGAAAGTGATATTCTGATCTTTGAACAAGAGACCAAAATCCCGATCCCAACAATCTCCAAGGGTGATATTATAGAAATATTTGAAGATGACTATGTGGTTAAAGAAAGAAAATTTGCATTTAATGAAGATGCTTTTTTTACTATATATCGTATAGAAATGTTGGATTTTTGAAAATACGAAGTGCCAAAAGAACGTAGAAAGTCGCGTAGGCGAATACTCAGCCGGGTTTAATGGTAGTCTTGGCCGTTGGCAGAGCTTTATGGCATTATCTCTACACATTAGACGGCTCGGCGTAGGGCCGCGGTCAACTTAAACCTTAAAGCACTTGAATACTGCCTTTAAAAGACAGGTTCAGGTGCTTTTGCGTTTTGCGGGATGAAATGAGGAAAGATGACTAACATACCGATGGCCTGCGTTCCATGAAGACAAATGGCAATACCCAGACTCAAGTGAACTATAACCTGAATGGTGAAGTGATCTCGCAAGAGAAGATTGTCAGCGGTGTGTTCGTGGAACAGGCGAATTTCGTCCGTGGGGACCGGGTACTGGTTAAGAAGGATAAGAAGTTCTCCAAGGATTACTATTACCTGTACAATGGGCACGGTGACGTTGTACAGAACGTGGATACCAGCGGAGCGGTAATCAATAGTTACACCTATGATGAATGGGGAAACATCACCAGCCAGGTGGAGGGAACCTCTAATTCCTTCAAGTACTCAGGAGAAGTGTACGATCCAGAAACCGGGCCTTACTACCTGCGGGCACGGTATTATGATCCGAGTATGGGACGGTTTTTAAATGAGGATACGGTTGAGGGGCAGATTGATAATCCGCTGAGTTTGAATTTGTATACAAGAGATTTACATAGGTACACCGGAGAGGATTTCTGTTATGCAAGGTAATGTGAAGATCGATAGTGACATGGAAGTGTTCTTCATTCCACATCGCTTATGAAAATAAGGCAAGTGAGATTCTGGAGGAGTAAAGCACAGTATAAGTTGTAGATCAAGAACCTTATTTCTTATTATGGAGATGAAAAATATTGAAAAATATGATGCTATTATTTATTTTGTTCCTTGTTATAATTGACATGTTTCCTCAAAGGACCTATGCGGATGAATACTTTTATGACAAAAATGGACGATTGGAATCAGTGAAATCAATTAATAATGCTGTTGATTTTTATTACGATTTGAATGGGAACCTAATGAGGAAAAATCCAAATGGCAATTTAATAAGAAATGGGGATTTTGAAATATCTGATACCAGCAGTGGAACTGCGAGTTATTGGAGAACTTATACAGGCCCAGGTTTTCAAGAACCAAAAGGTGAAATAGAAACGTCTACAGTGGCAAGTGGTAAACAGTCTCAAAAAATAATAACTAATGGTGTAGGAGGATTGTATCAGGATATACAGATAGGTGGGGATACATCATATGAGCTAATTGGCCGTATAATGCCAAGTAATATGCTGAATGGAACGGTGATGCTGAAGGTTGATTATTATAATGCTTCAGGTAACTTAATTAGTGGAGAGACTCTTGCCGAAATAGGCGCACAGAACCTATGGACAACCGTCGGAGGAGCAATAAGAACGCCTAAAGGAACGCTAATAGCAAGAATACATTTTCATGTGGCTTCTTCCACTGGAGGTACTTTGGTGGTAGATATGGTTTCGATGCGGAAGAGTATCTACGGAAATATGCTGGCAAATGGAGATTTTGAGGCACAGCAAATGAATGGTGTAGGGGATGGATGGGGTAAATACGGAGCATTTGGTGAATATCAACTTATATCATCAAACGTGACTTCTGGAGTGCAGGCTCAAAAGCTTACGATGACCAACGTCGGAGGTTTGTATCAGGATATAGCTGTAAGAGGGAATACTTTATATGACATAAACGGTCGGATAAATATAAGTAATTTGTCGAGTGGAAAGGTTCAATTGATTGTAAATTATTTTGATATATCAGGAAAAGCAATCAGCGGAGGGATTTTAGCGGAAGTAAGTGTCATCGACACCTGGACTACCACAGGTGGAATAATAAAGACGCCAATAGGAGCTAGCATAGCACGAATTCATATTCAAGTGGCTTCTTCGTCTGGAGGCACACTGTTGGTAGATATGTTCACTATGAAAAAAGTATAGATGGCAATATGCTAGCAAATGGGGATTTCGAAGCATCTCAAATTGGTGGTGTTGCAGATGGATGGGGAAATATGGAGCCTATGGGGATTATCAGCTTACAACCTCGACCGTAACTTCGGGTAAACAATCCCAGAGACTTACGATGACTGGTACTGGAGGCATATATCAGGATGTTGCTGTAAGTGGGAATACATTGTATGACTTGAACGGCCGCATAAATATAAGCAGTCTACAAAGTGGGGCAGTAAAGCTAGTCGTCAACTACTTTGATAGTTCAGGAAAAGCAATCAGTGGGTTAGCTGTGACAGAATTAAGCACCTTAAACGTATGGACTACGTTTGGAGGGACGATTAAAACTCCAACCGGAGCGGTGGTGGCTAGAATTCATATTCACATGGACTCCTCTTCGGGAGGCATATTTGTAGTGGACATGGTTAATTTCAAGAAAACTACAGATGGAAATATGCTTGGAAATGGGGATTTCGAAGCATCTCAAATTGGTGGTGTTGCAGATGGATGGGGAAAATACGGAGCCTATGGGGATTATCAGCTTACAACCTCGACAGTAACATCCGGTACCCAAGCTCAGAAGATTGGGATGACTGGAATAGGTGGATTATACCAAGAAGTGGCTGTATCTGCGGAATCATCATATACTCTTAGCGGTCGGATTAATATAGTCAACTTGCTCAGTGAAAAAGTTAAACTAATCGTTAATTATTACGATTCATCTGGAAGAATGATTAGTGGAGTGACATTGGCAGAAGTAAGTGTCTTAAACATATGGACTACTGTGGGCGGAACAATAAAGCCACCAATGGGGGCGGTGTCAGCGAGGGTACATTTTCACATGACATCTTCTTCAGGAGGCACATTTGTAGTGGACAAGGTTGAGTTTAAGAAAAGCTGAGAAGGCGTAGGAATACACCTTAGCAGTGCGCCGAATGATTGAGCCGGAAAGTGTGTTTGGCCAACTAAAAGTAACGGGGATCACGGTGTTTTCTGCTTCGATAACCGTCAGAAGTGACACTTGAGGTCAGGGGGCTTTCGCTTGCCCATTATGTGCGGAAGCAAGCCGCAGTGAATAAAAATGCAAGGCAGCGATTCTCCAATAACCCGGGAATCGCTGCCTTTTTGTCTATTTAATTCCCATTCACCACCAGACGAATAGTTTTCTAAATTTGTACGACTTCTCCATCTTTATTGAATTCTACTCCCAGATCAGCTATAAAATTAAGTTTTTTGGCTAATGTACCATTCTCAAGTCGGTATACTTGATTTAGGTGTCGAGCTTTCAGTACTTAATGGGCGTGTGCGTTAAAGACAGCCTTATTTTTATGATTGGTTTATGGGCTATCGAACTACAGTTAAATGAAACTGGCTGTGTAAGATAGATCACATCCTGCATTTTTCGATACAAGTTTTTACTATGCTTGGAATGGAATAGCTGTTACATTATACTAGTAATTTCCTTACGTTTAATACATACATAGCAGTCAAATGAATATGGAGGTTTTTTTGTGATTATTAAGATATGGCCGAATTCAGGTAAACTAGGAACAATTAGACGATTAATCTTAGCACTAGGTGTACTTTTTACTATGAGTTCAACTCTAGGCGCTGATAAAACAAGTGCCACACATGCTGCAGCAGGCTATATGCCTTGGACTTGGAATTCAAGCGCAAGAATACTTGAGGACAACAGCAATATGTGGTTTGCCGATGTAAACGGAGATGGTAAGGCAGATATGATCTCTAAAGGTGAGGCAGGGGCATGGAATGCGGGGTTTGTATATGTAGCATTGAGTAACGGAACTGGCTATCCTTCATGGTCCTGGGATTCTGGAAAACGGATGATTGACGATAACAGTACGATCTGCTTTGCCGATGTAAACGGAGATGGCAAGGCCGATCTGATTTCTAAAGGACAGGCTGGAGCATACAATGCGGGCTTTATATATGTATCTCTTAGTAA encodes the following:
- a CDS encoding carbohydrate binding domain-containing protein, whose product is MGKYGAYGDYQLTTSTVTSGKQSQRLTMTGTGGIYQDVAVSGNTLYDLNGRINISSLQSGAVKLVVNYFDSSGKAISGLAVTELSTLNVWTTFGGTIKTPTGAVVARIHIHMDSSSGGIFVVDMVNFKKTTDGNMLGNGDFEASQIGGVADGWGKYGAYGDYQLTTSTVTSGTQAQKIGMTGIGGLYQEVAVSAESSYTLSGRINIVNLLSEKVKLIVNYYDSSGRMISGVTLAEVSVLNIWTTVGGTIKPPMGAVSARVHFHMTSSSGGTFVVDKVEFKKS
- a CDS encoding RHS repeat-associated core domain-containing protein, whose protein sequence is MKTNGNTQTQVNYNLNGEVISQEKIVSGVFVEQANFVRGDRVLVKKDKKFSKDYYYLYNGHGDVVQNVDTSGAVINSYTYDEWGNITSQVEGTSNSFKYSGEVYDPETGPYYLRARYYDPSMGRFLNEDTVEGQIDNPLSLNLYTRDLHRYTGEDFCYAR